A genomic region of Anopheles coustani chromosome 3, idAnoCousDA_361_x.2, whole genome shotgun sequence contains the following coding sequences:
- the LOC131272028 gene encoding alpha-tocopherol transfer protein-like, producing the protein MPPTVHKETNFSTTDLKWKMTLVQPSGELSAKIKEELREPANPADIERDIGIIREWLGKQPHLPKDMDDARLRTFLRGCKFSLERVKQKLDMYYTMRNAVPEFFTERDVSRAEMTEVLNVIQMPPLPGLTPNGCRVVMLRGTDKDIATPNVIESMKATLMIGDIRLAEESVGVAGDVYVLDASVATPTHFAKFTPALVKKFLICVQEAYPVKLKEVHVINVSPIVDTIVNFVKPFLKEKIRERIHIHSNIEDLYKYVPKAMLPSEYGGDAGSCKELNDQWRAKMAEYTAWFKEQEASKANESLRPGAPKTADELFGMDGTFRQLTID; encoded by the exons ATGCCACCCACCGTCCATAAGGAGACCAATTTCTCCACCACCGACCTGAAGTGGAAG ATGACTCTCGTCCAGCCATCCGGAGAGCTGAGCGCCAAGATCAAGGAGGAGCTGCGCGAGCCGGCAAACCCGGCCGACATTGAGCGCGACATTGGTATCATCCGCGAGTGGCTCGGCAAGCAGCCGCATCTGCCCAAGGACATGGACGATGCCCGCCTGCGCACCTTCCTGCGCGGCTGCAAGTTCAGCCTGGAGCGCGTCAAGCAGAAGCTGGACATGTACTACACCATGCGCAACGCCGTGCCGGAGTTCTTCACCGAGCGTGACGTCAGCCGTGCGGAGATGACCGAAGTGCTGAATGTGAT CCAAATGCCACCGCTGCCGGGTTTGACCCCGAACGGATGCCGTGTGGTGATGCTGCGCGGTACCGATAAGGACATCGCCACGCCGAACGTCATCGAGTCGATGAAGGCCACGCTCATGATCGGCGACATCCGGCTGGCGGAGGAGTCGGTCGGTGTGGCCGGCGATGTGTACGTGCTGGATGCCAGCGTCGCCACGCCGACGCACTTCGCCAAGTTCACGCCGGCGCTGGTCAAGAAGTTCCTGATCTGCGTGCAGGAAGCGTACCCGGTCAAGCTGAAGGAGGTGCACGTCATCAATGTGTCGCCGATCGTCGACACGATCGTCAATTTCGTCAAGCCGTTCCTGAAGGAGAAGATCCGCGAGCGCATCCACATCCACAGCAACATCGAGGACCTGTACAAGTACGTCCCGAAGGCGATGCTGCCGAGCGAGTACGGCGGCGATGCCGGTTCGTGCAAGGAGCTGAACGACCAGTGGCGCGCCAAGATGGCCGAGTACACCGCCTGGTTCAAGGAGCAGGAAGCCTCCAAGGCCAACGAATCGCTCAGACCCGGCGCACCAAAGACGGCCGATGAGCTGTTCGGCATGGACGGTACCTTCCGGCAGCTGACCATCGACTAG
- the LOC131262239 gene encoding odorant receptor 83a yields MLKTHAEDDRTISLNFRLLELLLRFVGVWPTDYRPYLARFLGWRSGAVSYVLDAVYQLFWLFVCLHIAAFHIVTIVTAELKYDELFLILITTSIYCILPALNVYLRLYEGKVRQLYEYANRLFRKRSAVGTYYLSISSCYRFANRCIFWWIVTCVLGTMHWAIYPILSQERTLPFPCWYPVDVQRSPMYELAYILQVLGQLQVGLVYGLAGALFMVFVFMVSSQFDMLCCSLMNIRHTAMLLNGTYRVKLSACQQNLEVDTSVYFLQEAFREDLDSVEPFRGPLKSDRLPVSQMYLMELSAELTYVLEDCIRHHLVLLRFCDLLEGCYHPYVLLKLFQILLLLCFLAFMATSQESLSTMKLINVLEYFMLTMTELYLYCFLGQILKTQGLKVGDALWKSPWHLCGASYRRRMLIILMNAQRPVRLTGLKLYELNLETYYTVLKAAFSYYTILVDGNDHKMLS; encoded by the exons ATGTTGAAGACGCACGCCGAGGACGATCGAACGATTTCGCTGAACTTTCGGTTgctcgagctgctgctgcgtttTGTCGGCGTGTGGCCAACGGACTATAGGCCGTACCTGGCGAGGTTCTTGGGATGGCGTTCCGGCGCCGTCTCGTACGTGCTGGACGCGGTGTATCAACTGTTCTGGCTCTTCGTCTGCCTGCACATCGCAGCGTTTCATATCGTGACGATCGTGACCGCCGAGCTGAAATACGATGAGCTGTTTTTGATCCTGATCACCACCAGCATCTACTGCATTCTGCCTGCGCTCAACGTGTACCTGCGGCTGTATGAGGGTAAGGTGCGTCAGCTGTACGAGTACGCGAACCGGCTGTTCCGAAAACGATCGGCAGTGGGGACGTACTATCTCTCGATCAGCTCCTGCTACCGGTTCGCCAACCGGTGCATCTTCTGGTGGATCGTCACCTGCGTGCTGGGTACGATGCATTGGGCGATCTACCCGATCCTCTCCCAGGAGCGGACATTGCCCTTTCCCTGCTGGTACCCGGTCGATGTGCAACGCTCGCCGATGTACGAGCTGGCGTACATCTTGCAGGTGCTCGGACAGCTCCAGGTCGGTCTCGTCTACGGTCTCGCCGGGGCCCTCTTCAtggtgtttgtgtttatgGTGAGCAGCCAGTTCGATATGCTGTGCTGCAGTCTGATGAACATCCGCCACACGGCCATGCTGCTTAACGGGACGTACCGGGTGAAGCTAAGCGCATGCCAGCAAAATCTCGAGGTGGACACGAGTGTGTACTTCCTGCAGGAGGCATTCCGCGAAGATCTGGACTCCGTCGAACCGTTCCGCGGTCCACTGAAGAGCGATCGTCTGCCCGTTTCGCAAATGTACCTGATGGAACTGTCGGCGGAGCTAACGTACGTGCTTGAGGACTGCATCCGGCATCATCTGGTACTGCTGAGGTTTTGCGACCTGCTGGAGGGCTGCTACCACCCGTACGTGCTGCTGAAGCTATTCCAAATCCTACTTCTGCTCTGCTTTCTTGCCTTCATGGCGAC TTCGCAGGAAAGTTTGTCgacaatgaaattaattaacgTGCTCGAGTACTTCATGCTCACGATGACGGAACTGTATCTCTACTGCTTTCTCGGGCAAATCCTGAAGACCCAG GGTCTGAAGGTTGGCGACGCCCTGTGGAAATCGCCCTGGCACCTGTGCGGCGCCTCATACCGCCGGCGGATGCTGATCATTCTGATGAACGCCCAGCGACCGGTTCGCTTGACTGGCTTGAAGCTGTACGAGCTGAACCTGGAAACGTACTACACG GTTCTGAAGGCGGCCTTCTCTTACTACACCATT CTCGTGGACGGGAATGATCATAAAATGTTATCTTGA